Proteins encoded by one window of Nicotiana tabacum cultivar K326 chromosome 10, ASM71507v2, whole genome shotgun sequence:
- the LOC142165029 gene encoding serine/threonine-protein phosphatase 7 long form homolog, whose protein sequence is MQALRPRRPDDLWEFIVEHPFHARVVARLQATGFYTIFELGRMQLDWSLITALVERWRPETHTFHLPTGEATIALEDVQVVYGLRVDGWVMALPQYIRSMMRAQFLDMMGHFTGYRPQGDAGGSRVALSAIRDHMVVLHPDITGETEDLQIKR, encoded by the coding sequence ATGCAGGCTCTCCGCCCCAGGAGACCTGACGATTTGTGGGAGTTCATCGTGGAGCATCCTTTCCATGCCCGCGTAGTCGCGCGCCTACAGGCTACGGGTTTCTATACGATTTTTGAGCTTGGACGGATGCAGCTTGATTGGTCTCTCATCACGGCCTtggtagagcggtggcgaccggagacgcacacctTTCACTTGCCTACTGGAGAGGCCACCATCGCGCTGGAGGATGTTCAGGTTGTGTACGGGTTGCGCGTAGATGGATGGGTCATGGCATTGCCCCAGTACATTAGATCCATGATGCGTGCACAATTTTTGGATATGATGGGGCATTTTACTGGTTATAGACCTCAGGGTGACGCTGGGGGTAGTCGTGTTGCTTTGTCAGCCATCAGAGATCATATGGTTGTTTTGCACCCAGACATTACCGGTGAGACGGAGGATCTCCAAATTAAGAGGTAG